A single Anopheles funestus chromosome 2RL, idAnoFuneDA-416_04, whole genome shotgun sequence DNA region contains:
- the LOC125762946 gene encoding trypsin-3-like isoform X1, whose translation MLERWAFSFLVVTILFGSVYRCDGKKSGAYSFTISRLIPPLGWSENKKPQKGSSEIRTVGNVRVEVSQSDLPYICSVRHQTVHRCSATILNPNWLLTSGHCIIDLPVDAIAIVCGIRMYRTVQEFVPHPDFDATRWTGHDLALLRMRKALNFTSNVQPIPLNDGSVVRVAETATIVGYDRFRSGDESGLIWAWNPTLQMANVSILSSGECQQRLGPILSTYLTDVNICTDNAKSTLPTIDGTSMCLADSGAPLMIATELQPYTLFAIPSWTPWTPCGTGPSVHVRVAPHLDWILTVIGVN comes from the exons ATGCTCGAACGTTGGGCGTTCTCGTTTTTGGTTGTAACAATACTGTTTGGTTCCGTTTATCGTTGCGATGGTAAGAAGAGTGGTGCATACAGCTTCACTATCTCACGATTGATTCCTCCTTTGGGGTGgtccgaaaacaaaaaaccccaaaaaggtTCTTCGGAAATTCGTACCGTAGGTAACGTGCGTGTTGAAGTATCGCAGTCGGACTTACCGTACATCTGCTCCGTACGGCATCAAACCGTCCATCGTTGCAGTGCAACCATATTGAATCCGAACTGGTTGTTAACTTCCGGCCACTGTATTATCGATCTCCCCGTCGATGCAATTGCAATTGTTTGTGGCATTCGTATGTATCGCACCGTGCAGGAGTTTGTGCCGCATCCCGATTTTGACGCTACAAGATGGACGGGACACGATCTGGCACTG CTCCGGATGCGGAAAGCACTCAACTTTACGAGTAACGTACAGCCAATTCCATTGAACGATGGTTCGGTAGTACGCGTGGCCGAGACGGCCACCATCGTAGGTTATGACCGGTTCCGTTCGGGAGATGAAAGTGGTTTGATTTGGGCGTGGAATCCAACGCTCCAG ATGGCCAATGTATCGATACTATCGTCAGGTGAGTGTCAGCAACGTCTAGGACCAATCCTGTCCACCTATCTGACAGACGTAAACATCTGCACTGATAACGCCAAATCAACGCTTCCAACGATAGACGGTACGTCAATGTGTCTCGCTGATTCGGGTGCACCGTTAATGATTGCTACCGAATTGCAACCCTACACACTGTTTGCCATTCCCTCCTGGACACCCTGGACGCCCTGTGGAACGGGCCCATCCGTACACGTTCGTGTTGCGCCTCATCTCGATTGGATTCTAACGGTTATCGGTGTCAATTAA
- the LOC125762940 gene encoding zinc finger protein 628-like: MQKEDFSFDVQKICRLCLQELQDGSFLDLFTINLPVSPLVMINRCATIEIYEKDGLPSAMCNNCYYQLETAFEFRNRSESSDRKLREYHNIPTGDGKSELLLSMNERTEDASKEDDIYAAMSEIFGPEDTAEASIITPQTLGNLLDETTKEQSKVCSPSTKPLKVKVKRQIKRKAQLDELLEKHKEKLWLTSKGKIIHQRRTQWKRLLGGKKHDTIRKPSEPGKRLKNDGEHSFECTICQQRFSRSSYLRLHQRIHSNERNFQCEICSKLFRTSSNLHAHLKTHTEERNYVCGVCKRAFRTSRDLTSHSETHSAEKGYVCHICNKAFVKQSYLNTHKNTVHVGLKRYRCQECGKQFSNSSNLIAHRRIHTGEKPYECGECDSKFNQSSALTRHMRQQHRPKAPSPEPVPPTIVRESEPEELSIEVDENRSLESAASSELSVATSLMDSQSYSYGGMPYAQTFVPQPTSSPPPPPPPPSAAQSTQHFSHVTPHQHHPLHHTHLAASQQLHPYHHRHHQQQHHPHHHPHHHHHHHHPHQHSQPIMHQSMGVNQPGPNLYSAEYLPPYHSTALPSTQQTHYELGGGYDMCYSMSASTVLNPSLMNPQPTYIFDQ; the protein is encoded by the exons ATGCAAAAGGAAGATTTCTCGTTTGATGTGCAAAAAATATGTCGATTGTGTCTGCAAGAGCTTCAGGACGGTTCGTTTCTGGATCTTTTCACCATAAATCTCCCCGTAAGCCCGCTGGTAATGATTAATCGGTGTGCAACGATAGAG ATATACGAAAAAGATGGCTTACCTTCGGCAATGTGTAACAATTGCTACTACCAGCTGGAAACGGCATTCGAGTTTCGCAATCGGAGTGAATCATCCGATCGGAAACTGCGCGAATACCACAACATCCCGACTGGCGATGGCAAAAGCGAGTT GTTATTATCAATGAACGAACGGACAGAGGACGCTAGCAAAGAAGATGATATTTACGCTGCTATGTCGGAAATATTTGGACCGGAAGACACAGCCGAAGCTTCCATAATTACTCCCCAAACGTTGGGCAATTTGCTGGACGAAACTACCAAAGAACAGTCGAAAGTTTGCTCGCCATCCACCAAACCACTGAAAGTGAAGGTTAAACGACAAATCAAGCGAAAAGCTCAACTAGACGAGTTGCTCGAAAAGCACAAGGAAAAACTATGGCTGACTTCGAAGGGCAAAATTATACACCAGCGACGAACCCAATGGAAACGATTATTAGGCGGCAAAAAGCACGACACCATCCGGAAGCCTTCAGAGCCTGGAAAGCGCTTAAAGAATGATGGCGAACATTCCTTTGAATGTACCATCTGTCAGCAACGGTTTAGCCGTTCCAGCTATCTACGATTGCACCAACGGATACATAGCAACGAGCGTAATTTTCAGTGCGAAATATGTAGCAAATTGTTCCGCACGTCCAGCAATCTTCATGCGCACCTTAAAACACACACCGAGGAAAGGAATTATGTTTGCGGCGTGTGTAAGCGAGCGTTTCGTACGTCGAGAGATTTAACAAGCCACAGTGAAACACACAGCGCAGAAAAAGGGTACGTGTGTCACATTTGCAACAAAGCGTTTGTGAAGCAATCGTatctaaacacacacaaaaacacggtCCACGTAGGGCTGAAGCGGTACCGTTGCCAGGAGTGTGGAAAACAGTTTTCCAACAGCTCTAACCTGATAGCGCACCGGCGCATACATACTGGCGAGAAGCCGTACGAGTGCGGTGAGTGTGATTCGAAGTTTAACCAATCGTCCGCACTGACGCGTCACATGCGACAGCAACATCGACCAAAGGCACCAAGCCCGGAACCCGTCCCACCGACGATTGTGCGCGAAAGCGAACCGGAAGAACTCTCGATCGAGGTGGATGAAAATCGTTCGCTTGAAAGTGCCGCCAGTTCGGAGCTTTCGGTAGCGACATCGCTGATGGACAGTCAGTCTTATTCGTACGGTGGTATGCCGTATGCGCAAACCTTTGTTCCACAACCTACATCAtcaccaccgccgccgccgccaccaccatccGCGGCACAGTCCACGCAACATTTTAGTCATGTAACACCACATCAACATCACCCGCTGCATCATACGCATCTGGCAGCGTCGCAGCAACTGCATCCCTACCATCATcggcatcatcagcagcagcatcacccTCACCATCAtcctcaccatcatcatcatcatcaccatccacATCAACATTCGCAGCCGATCATGCACCAGTCGATGGGGGTTAATCAACCGGGGCCGAATCTCTACTCGGCCGAATATCTTCCACCGTACCATTCGACGGCCCTACCAAGCACGCAGCAAACACACTACGAGCTTGGCGGTGGATACGACATGTGTTACAGCATGTCAGCCTCGACCGTACTGAATCCCAGCCTGATGAACCCGCAGCCGACGTACATATTCGATCAGTGA
- the LOC125762946 gene encoding trypsin-1-like isoform X3 → MKSITLGVLWAVTFFFAIGAAAPERRIFGGTDAFTGELPYQVSIQRAFLTARTHICGGTILNPLHVLTAASCFWTDSSSRFEIVAGNLRIDRPADTQQVLGIFWIRMHPGFTGGTSSFDAAVVRTSSAFFFTDLIRPVTLPPFDELPTGLVRVGGWGSTSNSILPGNNFADVLQKINVLIVPWNECLSVLGGPGGPFDERNICTGPLSGGISTCTGDAGGGAVQHLGNDVFLQVGIITWNVLPCGGINTPSIYTRVSAFTDWIEANAAL, encoded by the exons ATGAAGTCAATTACTTTGGGCGTTTTGTGGGCGGTTACGTTTTTCTTTGCCATCGGTGCTGCTGCTCCCG AACGTAGGATCTTTGGTGGCACGGATGCGTTCACAGGTGAGCTACCGTACCAGGTGTCCATACAGCGTGCCTTTTTGACCGCACGGACACACATCTGCGGTGGTACGATTCTTAACCCACTGCACGTACTGACGGCAGCGTCCTGCTTTTGGACCGATTCGTCGTCACGCTTCGAAATCGTGGCCGGAAATCTACGCATCGACCGGCCGGCCGATACACAGCAAGTGCTCGGCATCTTCTGGATACGAATGCACCCGGGATTTACCGGTGGAACTAGCTCGTTCGATGCAGCTGTG GTCCGTACCTCGTCCGCGTTCTTCTTCACCGATCTAATACGCCCGGTAACGCTACCACCGTTCGATGAGCTCCCGACCGGATTGGTGCGTGTTGGTGGTTGGGGATCGACCAGCAACAGCATTCTGCCGGGGAACAATTTCGCCGACGTGCTGCAGAAAATCAACGTACTAATTGTGCCGTGGAACGAATGTCTTAGTGTGCTCGGTGGACCGGGCGGTCCGTTCGACGAGCGTAACATCTGTACCGGGCCGCTTAGTGGTGGCATCTCGACCTGTACCGGTGATGCGGGCGGTGGTGCGGTACAACATCTCGGGAACGATGTGTTCCTGCAGGTTGGCATCATTACGTGGAATGTATTGCCGTGCGGTGGGATTAACACTCCATCCATCTATACCCGTGTGTCGGCCTTTACCGACTGGATAGAGGCCAACGCTGCCTTGTAG
- the LOC125762945 gene encoding putative protein FAM10A4 has translation MECPINPEGLQMLKMLIGFCRLDPQLLHLPELDFLKTFIESLGGKIPARDPDQGSTASDGKTESGGAASGEKKKEEEPKEVESDPDSELEIDNEGCVEPDSEPNQPMGDASKEPTEEEFDQANDLRSQAASAYGEQKYDDAVKLFTDAIQLNPKSALYYAKRGQAYLKLQKPNACIRDCNRALEINPDSATAYKFRGRANRLLGHWEEAVKDLRQACKLDFDEEADEWLKEVTPNAKKIEQHKQKQLRRRQEREFRERQERARKAQEANRKAAEEAAAGEGAGFGAGAGAGGMPFGGAIPEEMRKSFADPEVRDAMMDMFTNPSNISKYMNNPKVMSVLMKLYSNEQGGGGGFPGFGGGGFPGFPGSGGGGFPGFPGGAGGAGGAGGAGFPNFGGAGGGAGAGAGAGAGAGGGGAGAGTGGARVDDLD, from the coding sequence ATGGAGTGTCCGATTAATCCAGAGGGGCTACAAATGCTCAAAATGCTAATCGGCTTTTGTCGACTAGATCCGCAGCTACTTCACCTACCAGAGTTGGACTTTCTGAAAACGTTTATCGAAAGTCTGGGCGGTAAGATTCCGGCGCGTGACCCCGATCAGGGCAGTACGGCGAGTGACGGAAAGACGGAAAGCGGAGGTGCAGCATCaggcgaaaagaaaaaggaagaagagcCCAAGGAAGTGGAATCGGATCCGGATTCGGAGCTGGAGATAGATAATGAGGGATGCGTCGAACCGGACTCGGAACCGAACCAACCGATGGGCGATGCATCGAAGGAACCAACGGAGGAAGAGTTCGACCAGGCGAACGATTTGCGATCACAGGCGGCGTCGGCATATGGCGAGCAAAAGTACGACGATGCTGTCAAACTGTTCACCGATGCCATCCAGCTGAATCCGAAGAGTGCACTGTATTATGCGAAGCGTGGCCAAGCTTATTTGAAGCTGCAGAAACCGAACGCTTGCATCCGGGATTGTAACCGTGCGCTGGAAATCAACCCAGATTCGGCAACGGCCTATAAATTCCGTGGGCGAGCTAACCGCTTACTTGGCCACTGGGAGGAAGCAGTGAAGGATTTGCGGCAGGCGTGCAAGCTCGACTTTGACGAGGAAGCGGATGAGTGGCTAAAGGAGGTAACACCGAACGCGAAGAAGATCGAACAGCACAAGCAGAAACAGTTGCGCCGGCGACAAGAGCGTGAGTTCCGCGAACGTCAGGAACGTGCCCGCAAGGCGCAGGAAGCAAACCGTAAGGCGGCGGAAGAAGCTGCTGCCGGTGAAGGAGCTGGCTTTGGTGCCGGTGCCGGTGCCGGCGGAATGCCATTCGGTGGTGCAATCCCGGAAGAGATGCGTAAATCGTTTGCCGATCCGGAGGTGCGCGATGCCATGATGGATATGTTTACCAACCCATCCAACATCTCCAAGTACATGAACAATCCAAAGGTGATGTCGGTGCTAATGAAACTATACTCGAACGAACAAGGAGGAGGCGGTGGTTTCCCTGgattcggtggtggtggtttccCAGGCTTCCCTGgttccggtggtggtggtttccCTGGATTCCCGGGCGGagctggtggtgctggtggtgctggtggtgccgGATTCCCGAACTTTGGTGGTGCAGGTGGTGGAGCGGGTGCCGGAGCAGGAGCAGGAGCTGGTGCCGGAGGAGGAGGAGCTGGCGCTGGTACTGGAGGTGCCCGTGTGGATGATCTAGATTAG
- the LOC125762948 gene encoding trypsin-1-like: MAFRVRIFTILLVALLGCAAATGSVDKRAQQRIIGGVRALPGEFPAMVSIQRLILISASHVCGGTVLNQFHVLTAAQCFFSNQNSRYRVQAGKVLLNSFEPTEQTINVLRFTMHPQYDGTASPFDIATVRLASPFGYNQYIQPIVLPPIDSIPDGIVKFAGWGSTSNGLLPSMSDQLQMFQVGVVPNDHCQIMMGGMIGTGPVTERNVCLGPATGGIGACTGDAGGAAIQHISGFDTIVGVISWQGSPCGQPGIPTFTTRVSAFIEWINLNSQI; encoded by the exons ATGGCGTTCCGTGTGCGAATATTTACGATTTTATTGGTGGCTTTGCTTGGTTGCGCTGCAG CTACCGGCAGTGTTGATAAGCGAGCGCAACAGCGCATCATTGGTGGTGTGCGAGCATTACCTGGTGAGTTCCCGGCGATGGTATCGATCCAACGGTTAATTCTCATCAGTGCCAGCCATGTGTGCGGTGGAACCGTCCTGAACCAGTTCCATGTGCTGACCGCGGCCCAATGTTTCTTCAGCAACCAAAACAGTCGCTACCGAGTGCAAGCCGGCAAGGTGTTGCTGAACAGCTTCGAACCTACCGAACAGACGATCAACGTGCTGCGGTTCACGATGCACCCACAGTACGATGGTACCGCCAGCCCGTTTGACATTGCGACCGTACGGTTGGCATCACCATTCGGTTATAATCAGTACATACAGCCGATCGTTTTGCCACCGATCGATTCCATCCCGGATGGTATCGTAAAGTTTGCTGGCTGGGGATCTACCTCGAACGGACTGCTACCGAGCATGTCGGATCAGCTGCAAATGTTCCAGGTTGGTGTCGTACCGAACGATCACTGTCAGATCATGATGGGTGGTATGATCGGTACCGGTCCAGTTACGGAGCGTAATGTTTGTTTGGGGCCGGCGACCGGTGGAATTGGTGCATGTACCGGTGATGCAGGTGGTGCGGCCATACAGCACATAAGCGGCTTTGATACGATCGTCGGTGTCATCTCGTGGCAGGGATCACCGTGTGGGCAACCTGGTATTCCCACCTTCACGACACGTGTATCGGCATTCATCGAATGGATTAATCTGAACTCACAGATTTAA
- the LOC125762949 gene encoding trypsin-1-like gives MKSVVALLCLVALAAAAPRSVQTKYGFPSGRVVGGIDALPGEFPSIVSIQRVILVVSAHVCGGSILSNFWVLTAAHCITESPATANFQIWAGAHNTAVEEASRQTISVASSTVHPDYLGGVNPTDIAVMRLASPLTYTDRIQPIVLPVPGSIPTGPATLAGWGSTGGTLPTLPNILQKVTKPLITYAECEAAAGIDSPLGPTNICTGPLTGGVSACSGDSGGPLYSIQGGQQVQIGIVSWGWIPCGTIGFPSVYVGVSHYIDWIQDNTN, from the exons ATGAAATCGGTTGTTGCTCTGTTGTGTCTGGTGGCTCTCGCAGCCGCTGCGCCTC gTTCGGTGCAAACTAAATATGGTTTCCCCAGTGGACGCGTCGTTGGAGGTATCGATGCCCTGCCGGGCGAGTTCCCATCGATTGTGTCGATCCAGCGTGTGATCCTCGTCGTATCTGCTCACGTGTGCGGTGGTAGCATTCTGAGCAACTTCTGGGTCCTGACCGCTGCTCATTGCATCACCGAAAGCCCTGCTACGGCTAACTTCCAGATCTGGGCTGGTGCGCACAACACTGCCGTGGAGGAAGCCTCTCGTCAGACGATCAGCGTTGCAAGCAGTACCGTACATCCGGACTACCTGGGAGGCGTTAACCCAACGGATATCGCTGTTATGCGTCTAGCTTCTCCACTTACCTACACCGATCGTATTCAACCGATCGTCCTGCCCGTGCCTGGAAGTATCCCGACTGGTCCAGCTACCCTTGCCGGCTGGGGATCGACCGGTGGTACCCTTCCGACCCTGCCCAACATCCTGCAGAAGGTTACAAAGCCACTGATCACCTACGCCGAGTGCGAAGCCGCTGCCGGTATTGATTCCCCACTGGGACCGACCAACATCTGCACTGGTCCGCTGACCGGTGGAGTGTCCGCCTGCTCCGGAGATTCTGGTGGCCCACTGTACTCCATCCAGGGAGGACAACAGGTACAGATCGGTATCGTTTCGTGGGGCTGGATCCCGTGCGGTACTATCGGATTCCCGTCGGTCTATGTCGGTGTATCGCACTACATCGACTGGATCCAGGACAACACCAACTAA
- the LOC125762946 gene encoding trypsin-3-like isoform X2 has translation MLERWAFSFLVVTILFGSVYRCDGSSEIRTVGNVRVEVSQSDLPYICSVRHQTVHRCSATILNPNWLLTSGHCIIDLPVDAIAIVCGIRMYRTVQEFVPHPDFDATRWTGHDLALLRMRKALNFTSNVQPIPLNDGSVVRVAETATIVGYDRFRSGDESGLIWAWNPTLQMANVSILSSGECQQRLGPILSTYLTDVNICTDNAKSTLPTIDGTSMCLADSGAPLMIATELQPYTLFAIPSWTPWTPCGTGPSVHVRVAPHLDWILTVIGVN, from the exons ATGCTCGAACGTTGGGCGTTCTCGTTTTTGGTTGTAACAATACTGTTTGGTTCCGTTTATCGTTGCGATG gtTCTTCGGAAATTCGTACCGTAGGTAACGTGCGTGTTGAAGTATCGCAGTCGGACTTACCGTACATCTGCTCCGTACGGCATCAAACCGTCCATCGTTGCAGTGCAACCATATTGAATCCGAACTGGTTGTTAACTTCCGGCCACTGTATTATCGATCTCCCCGTCGATGCAATTGCAATTGTTTGTGGCATTCGTATGTATCGCACCGTGCAGGAGTTTGTGCCGCATCCCGATTTTGACGCTACAAGATGGACGGGACACGATCTGGCACTG CTCCGGATGCGGAAAGCACTCAACTTTACGAGTAACGTACAGCCAATTCCATTGAACGATGGTTCGGTAGTACGCGTGGCCGAGACGGCCACCATCGTAGGTTATGACCGGTTCCGTTCGGGAGATGAAAGTGGTTTGATTTGGGCGTGGAATCCAACGCTCCAG ATGGCCAATGTATCGATACTATCGTCAGGTGAGTGTCAGCAACGTCTAGGACCAATCCTGTCCACCTATCTGACAGACGTAAACATCTGCACTGATAACGCCAAATCAACGCTTCCAACGATAGACGGTACGTCAATGTGTCTCGCTGATTCGGGTGCACCGTTAATGATTGCTACCGAATTGCAACCCTACACACTGTTTGCCATTCCCTCCTGGACACCCTGGACGCCCTGTGGAACGGGCCCATCCGTACACGTTCGTGTTGCGCCTCATCTCGATTGGATTCTAACGGTTATCGGTGTCAATTAA